The window CCGGCTCGGCGCGCGGGCCGGATGAAGGCCGAGGCCGGGATTCCCGTCGCGAGTCTGCTGCACGCCTAGCGACTCGCCGGTCTCAAGGCGCTCCGGACCGTCACCGACGAGGCGGCGAGGTTCGGCGAGACGGCGATCGTGCTCGATACGGTCGAGTCGCTGTGGGCGATCCTCGACCGGTTCTCGAACGCCGCGTCCGACGAGTACCGTGCGGTCGTGGAGGCGCTCCGGCGGCGGCAGGACGAGTCCCGTCGCGCCGCCCTGCTCGCCCTGCTCGAGGGCAGCGACGCGGCCGGTAACGCCGCCCGGCTCGACCTCCCGCCCACGGGCGCGTTCGTCGTCGTGGCCGCGCGCGTCGCCGCGAGCGCCGAGAGCGGTGATCCTGTCGCACCGGCCGTCCTCCGTTCGTGCGGTGCGGGTGCCGTGTGGGCGTCGTCGCCCGCGGGTCGCATCGGCCTCGTCAATGCGCACGCGACCGCAGATCTCGAGGCGCTGCTCGTGCGGCTCGACGCCGACCCGGGGACGGCGATCGGCATCAGCCGGGTCTTCGACCGTCCCGCGGGCGCCGTCACCGCCGGCCGCCAGGCCCGCCTCGCCCTCCTCGCGCTCGGCGGTGGCGGCGGGGTGCGCAGGTTCGAGAGCCGGCCGGTCGACGTGTTGCTCGTGTCGGAGCCCGCATCGGCCACGGTACTGCGCGATCTCGTGCTCGGGAACGTGCTCCGCTTGCGGGACGACGACGCCGAGAAGCTCCTGTCGACCTTCGAGGCGTGGATCGCGTCGGACGGCTCCGCGGCGGCCGCGGGGGAGGCGCTGCACTGTCATCGCAATTCGGTGCTGTACCGCCTGCAGCGGCTCGAGTCGCTCTCGGGTCGTCGCGTCCGCAGCCCCCTCGAGCTGGCGGAACTCGTCGCCGCGGTGCGCGCCCATCGCCTCGTCGGCTGATCGTCGCCCGACGCCGACGCCGACGCCGACGCCGATCCACGTCCCGATCCCGGCCACGTCCACGGCGTGATCACCGTGCCGCACCCCGTGCCCCGTCGTCCGCGGAAGAATGGTCGCGTCCGCACGAGGGCGGATTCCGGGACGAACGAGGCGGTGGACGGTGGTCGTGGCCTGGATGGAGCGGTACCAACTCCCGCTCTACGTCGGCGCCCTGCTGCTCGGCGCGGTCGTCGGCCTCGTCGTGCCGGCCGCCGGTGCCGTGGCCGTGCACGCGGTCGAGCCGTGCCTCGCGCTGCTCCTGTACGTCACGTTCCTCGGCATCCCGATGCGTCGTCTCGGCGCCGCACTGCGCGACGCGCGCTTCGTGGGGAGCCTGCTCGTCCTCAACTTCCTGCTCGTGCCGCCCCTCGCCTGGCTCCTCTCGCGTCTCGTCGCGCACGACGAGGCACTCCTCGTCGGGGTGCTGTTCGTGCTGCTCACCCCGTGCATCGACTACGTGATCGTGTTCGCGGGCATCGCCGGTGGTGATGCGCGGCGATTGCTCGCTGCGGCGCCGCTGCTCATGGTCGTCCAGGCGCTCCTGCTGCCCGTCTTCCTGTTCCTGTTCGTCGGGCCCGACACCGCGTCCGCCGTGGAGCCCGGCCCGTTCCTCCGCGCGTTGCTCGTCATCGTGCTGCTGCCGCTCGTCGCGGCCTGGCTCACCCAGCTCGTCGCACCCAGGTTCGGGTTCGAGGCCGCCGTCGAGCGGTCCGCGAACGCGGCGATGGTGCCGCTCATGATGGTGACGCTCGCGATCGTCGTGGCGTCGCAGATCGCGGGCGTCGGGACGGAGCTCGGCGCGCTCGCGCTCGCCGTCCCCGTCTTCGTGCTGTTCGTCGCGGTCGCACTGCCGCTCGGAATGCTCGTCGGGCGGGTCGCGCGCATCGACGTCGCCGGACGTCGGGCACTGGTGTTCAGCGGGGCGACGCGGAACTCGCTCGTGGTGCTGCCGCTCGCGCTCACCCTGCCCGACCGGTTCGCGCTCGCGCCGCTCGTCGTCGTCACACAGACGCTCGTCGAGCTCGGCGCGATGGTGCTCCTCGTCCGTATCGTGCCGCTGCTCGTCCGGGACGCTCGTCCCGGGATCGAACGGGCCGGTTGACGCGCTCGCGCCGTCGTGCGTCGCACCCACGGGCCCTCCACGTCCGCTCGCTAGGGTGGGCCGATGTTCCGCAACGAGCGCCGCCGTCGTGCGGTCGCCCGCGCGAGACCGGGCGACGGGCACGAACTGGCCCGGTACCGATGGTGGCAACCCTTCTCGCGATCCCTGTTCCACCTCGATCTCGCGGGCGCCGACGGCAGCGTGCATCGCTGGTCCGTCGACGTCGGCCACGCGGGTGACGAGAACGGCGACGTCCTCGCCAAGCTCTATCTCGACGGTCGCAATCGTTCGGTGTCGACACTGCCCGCCGCGTTCGAGGTGCCGGGCGGGGTCATCGAGGTCGCGACGAGCGGGTACGGGCTCAAGCGCTGTCACTTCGTCCCGGACGCCGGGCCGGAGCGTCAGCTCGTACCCGAGGAGCATTCCGCCGAGGGCCGCCGGGCGGCGCTCGCGCGACGGAGCCCGGGCACGAGTCGCGTGATCGGTGCGGTCTCGGTCGTGGTGCTGCTCGTCGCGCTCGTGCTCGGCGTCCCGCAGGTCGTGGCGGACATCACCCAGATCCCGTGGGTGGCCGAGCGCGTCGGCACGTTCGTCTCGCCCATCCGTCTGCCCGGCTGGGCGAACGTGGGGCTCGTCGTCGGCGCGCTCGTCGCGAGCACCGAACGCGCGCTGCGGCTCCGGCACAGTCGCGTGCTCGACAGCGGCCTGTTCGACGGCGAGGACTGAGACCCGCGGACAGGCGACGTTCGGGTGGTTCGGCGAGCCTTGGGACGACGGCGCGCAGCGGCGTGCCGGACGACGACACCGGGAGGCACGGGATGGCACGGCCCAGCATCAAGGACGAGGACGTCTACCGCGCCCTTCGCGAGGAGGGAGCGTCGGAGGGGAAGTCGGCGCGCATCGCGAACGCGGCGGCGCGCGACGGTCGGCAGGCGGTCGGTCGGCGCGGCGGCGAGTCGCGCTC is drawn from Pseudoclavibacter chungangensis and contains these coding sequences:
- a CDS encoding arsenic resistance protein, whose protein sequence is MVVAWMERYQLPLYVGALLLGAVVGLVVPAAGAVAVHAVEPCLALLLYVTFLGIPMRRLGAALRDARFVGSLLVLNFLLVPPLAWLLSRLVAHDEALLVGVLFVLLTPCIDYVIVFAGIAGGDARRLLAAAPLLMVVQALLLPVFLFLFVGPDTASAVEPGPFLRALLVIVLLPLVAAWLTQLVAPRFGFEAAVERSANAAMVPLMMVTLAIVVASQIAGVGTELGALALAVPVFVLFVAVALPLGMLVGRVARIDVAGRRALVFSGATRNSLVVLPLALTLPDRFALAPLVVVTQTLVELGAMVLLVRIVPLLVRDARPGIERAG
- a CDS encoding helix-turn-helix domain-containing protein, with amino-acid sequence MLDTVESLWAILDRFSNAASDEYRAVVEALRRRQDESRRAALLALLEGSDAAGNAARLDLPPTGAFVVVAARVAASAESGDPVAPAVLRSCGAGAVWASSPAGRIGLVNAHATADLEALLVRLDADPGTAIGISRVFDRPAGAVTAGRQARLALLALGGGGGVRRFESRPVDVLLVSEPASATVLRDLVLGNVLRLRDDDAEKLLSTFEAWIASDGSAAAAGEALHCHRNSVLYRLQRLESLSGRRVRSPLELAELVAAVRAHRLVG
- a CDS encoding DUF7218 family protein, with protein sequence MARPSIKDEDVYRALREEGASEGKSARIANAAARDGRQAVGRRGGESRSYEEWTVPELRARAKELGLTGYSRLRKDELVRALRED